In a genomic window of Tepidamorphus gemmatus:
- a CDS encoding putative 2-aminoethylphosphonate ABC transporter permease subunit, whose translation MRAFLAVIAVYLTVALALPLATMVSKSFEVRTFPYDSIHIARLAEDGSEEVRTLGDWAADAGFAEAVAQAGRSSAIPAVRLFPGWDSPDSTVVAYRVLNRSGEAGTAEFDRKQLPLDEWVEIPRDQIRSVVFRAGTARSVANYVRYVTTPALFNSVGNSLLVAILTTAFTVTLAFGFAYALTRTQMPFKGAFKTIGLVPILVPSLLPGIGLVYLFGNQGLLRDMLMGQSIYGPIGIVMASVFFTFPHALIIITVALSISDARLYEAATVLRAPAHRVFWTVTLPGARYGLISAAFVVFTLTITDFGVPKVIGGQYNVLAVDIYKQVVGQQNFEMGAVVSIVLLIPAVLAFVVDRFATRRQVALLSSRAVPYMPKPNARLDWTMFGYCAVVSALILGILATCQFAALVTFWPYNLELTLRHYNFDLADGGGWKSYRNSLTLALWTAFVGTGVIFLCAYVVERVRAFDSGRAAVQFLAMMPMAIPGMVLGLSYIFFFNSPANPLNVIYGTMAILVISTITHFYTVAHLTAVTALKQMDPEFESVSASLKQPVTRVFARVTIPVCTPAILDIWIYLFVNAMTTVSAVVFLYSPLTTLASVAVLNMDDAGQLPAAAAMGMMIFYTNLVMRVVHLGVGRLVQRRTQAWRIGS comes from the coding sequence ATGCGCGCCTTCCTGGCCGTCATCGCGGTCTACCTGACCGTGGCGCTGGCCCTGCCGCTTGCCACCATGGTGTCGAAGTCGTTCGAGGTCCGCACCTTTCCCTACGACTCCATCCACATCGCAAGGTTGGCCGAAGACGGCAGCGAGGAGGTCAGGACTCTGGGCGATTGGGCTGCCGATGCCGGATTTGCCGAAGCCGTCGCCCAGGCGGGGCGGTCGAGTGCCATTCCCGCCGTCCGCCTGTTCCCCGGCTGGGATTCGCCGGACAGCACGGTCGTCGCCTACCGCGTGCTGAACCGGTCAGGCGAGGCCGGCACCGCCGAGTTCGACCGCAAGCAACTGCCGCTCGACGAATGGGTCGAGATTCCGCGCGATCAGATCCGCTCCGTCGTATTCCGGGCCGGAACCGCGCGGTCGGTCGCGAACTATGTGCGCTATGTCACGACGCCGGCGCTGTTCAACTCGGTCGGGAACTCACTGTTGGTGGCGATTCTCACGACGGCGTTCACGGTGACGCTCGCCTTCGGTTTCGCCTATGCGCTGACCCGCACGCAGATGCCTTTCAAGGGCGCATTCAAGACAATCGGGCTGGTGCCGATCCTGGTGCCGTCGCTGTTGCCCGGGATCGGACTCGTCTATCTGTTCGGTAACCAGGGTCTCCTGCGCGACATGCTGATGGGCCAGTCGATCTACGGCCCGATCGGCATCGTCATGGCCAGCGTATTCTTCACCTTTCCCCACGCGCTGATCATCATCACCGTCGCCCTGTCGATTTCCGACGCGAGACTCTACGAGGCAGCGACCGTCCTGCGTGCGCCTGCCCATCGGGTGTTCTGGACGGTGACCCTTCCCGGCGCGCGCTACGGGCTGATCTCGGCGGCCTTCGTGGTGTTCACCCTGACGATCACCGATTTCGGCGTGCCGAAGGTGATCGGCGGTCAGTACAACGTGCTGGCGGTCGACATCTACAAGCAGGTCGTCGGCCAGCAGAACTTCGAGATGGGTGCCGTCGTCTCGATCGTGCTGCTGATCCCGGCGGTGCTCGCCTTCGTCGTCGACCGGTTCGCCACCCGCAGGCAGGTGGCGCTGCTATCCTCGCGTGCCGTGCCCTACATGCCGAAGCCGAACGCGCGCCTCGACTGGACGATGTTCGGCTATTGCGCGGTGGTGTCGGCGTTGATCCTTGGCATTCTGGCCACGTGCCAGTTTGCGGCGCTGGTGACGTTCTGGCCGTACAATCTCGAACTCACCCTGCGCCACTACAATTTCGACCTGGCCGACGGCGGCGGCTGGAAGAGCTACCGCAACTCGCTCACCCTGGCGCTTTGGACTGCGTTCGTCGGAACCGGTGTCATCTTCCTTTGTGCCTATGTGGTGGAAAGGGTCCGTGCCTTCGATTCCGGCAGGGCGGCCGTTCAATTCCTGGCGATGATGCCGATGGCGATCCCGGGCATGGTGCTCGGATTGTCCTACATCTTCTTCTTCAACAGTCCGGCCAATCCGCTCAATGTCATCTACGGCACCATGGCGATCCTGGTGATTTCGACGATCACCCACTTCTACACGGTTGCGCATCTGACGGCGGTGACGGCGCTCAAGCAGATGGATCCGGAGTTCGAGTCGGTGTCCGCTTCTCTCAAGCAGCCGGTCACACGGGTGTTCGCGCGTGTGACGATACCGGTCTGCACGCCAGCGATCCTCGACATCTGGATCTACCTGTTCGTCAACGCGATGACGACGGTTTCGGCGGTGGTGTTTCTCTATTCACCGCTGACGACGCTCGCTTCGGTAGCCGTGCTCAACATGGATGATGCCGGCCAGCTTCCGGCGGCCGCGGCGATGGGGATGATGATCTTCTACACCAACCTGGTGATGCGGGTCGTTCATCTGGGCGTCGGGCGTCTGGTACAGCGCCGCACGCAGGCCTGGCGCATCGGCAGCTGA
- a CDS encoding carbohydrate ABC transporter permease, translating into MTASRSGSPRLAATILLVAVAVIWVTPFAWMLIASLRPDAAGGADIASLIPSAQSGFGNFVDAWQSGNFPLWYLNTAILCAGVLAVQLVTITCAGYAFARLEFPGRQAFFYLFLMQLMLVPPILIVPNLITLSKFGLYDTLVGVMAPYFASAFGVFLMRQTFRTIPRDFEEAARVDGASRAQIICRILVPLARPGFIAFAIVSVTAHWNEFLWPLMVTSSPSNRVLTVGLASFTRSAESGSQWGLIAAGTLLVAAPLLIAFVLFQRRFVSSFVFTGIK; encoded by the coding sequence ATGACCGCATCACGTTCCGGCTCGCCCCGCCTTGCTGCCACGATCCTGCTCGTGGCGGTCGCGGTGATCTGGGTCACCCCGTTCGCCTGGATGCTGATCGCCTCGCTCAGGCCGGATGCAGCCGGAGGCGCCGACATCGCATCGCTGATCCCCTCCGCGCAGTCCGGCTTCGGCAACTTCGTCGATGCCTGGCAGTCCGGCAACTTTCCGCTCTGGTATCTGAACACCGCGATCCTGTGCGCCGGGGTGCTGGCGGTCCAACTCGTGACCATTACCTGCGCCGGCTATGCCTTCGCCAGGCTCGAATTCCCGGGTAGGCAAGCATTCTTCTACCTGTTCCTGATGCAGCTGATGCTGGTTCCGCCGATCCTGATCGTGCCGAACCTGATCACGCTGTCGAAGTTCGGCCTCTACGACACCTTGGTCGGCGTGATGGCGCCCTACTTCGCCTCCGCCTTCGGCGTGTTCCTGATGCGCCAGACCTTCAGGACCATCCCGCGCGATTTCGAGGAGGCTGCGCGCGTCGATGGCGCCAGCCGCGCCCAGATCATCTGCAGGATCCTGGTGCCGCTGGCGCGACCCGGCTTCATCGCCTTCGCGATCGTCTCGGTCACCGCGCACTGGAACGAGTTCCTGTGGCCGCTGATGGTGACCTCATCGCCGTCGAACCGTGTCCTGACGGTCGGTCTGGCGAGTTTCACGCGCAGCGCCGAGAGCGGCTCGCAATGGGGGCTGATCGCCGCCGGCACGCTGTTGGTGGCGGCGCCGCTGCTGATCGCCTTCGTGCTGTTCCAGCGTCGTTTCGTGTCGAGTTTCGTCTTCACTGGCATCAAATAG
- a CDS encoding ABC transporter ATP-binding protein: protein MAEVRLREIRKSFGETAVLKGISTVIPDRAFVVIVGPSGCGKSTMLRLVAGLERADGGTISIGGRDVGHLEPGDRDIAMVFQNYALYPHMSVAENIGFGLSVRGLPRAEIRERVRRAAEILQIAHLLDRRPRQLSGGQRQRVAMGRAIVRNPKVFLFDEPLSNLDAKLRIVMRTEIKRLHRDLGATSIFVTHDQVEAMTLGDWLIVMNNGHIEQEGAPLDIYARPATAFVAAFIGSPPMNLLEGRVDGSGVEIEGAGRMDIAVPDGLPERAWLGIRPEHLEPCAESDAQLRIVADIVEPQGSETIVHGLFGSRPVVARLDGAARVRPGEALPMRLKPGSMHFFDLDSDRRIA, encoded by the coding sequence ATGGCAGAGGTGCGGCTGCGGGAGATCCGCAAGAGTTTCGGCGAGACTGCGGTCCTGAAGGGTATCAGTACCGTGATCCCCGACCGGGCCTTCGTGGTGATCGTCGGTCCGTCCGGTTGCGGCAAGTCGACGATGCTGAGGCTCGTGGCCGGCCTGGAGCGGGCGGACGGCGGCACCATCTCGATCGGCGGCCGCGACGTCGGCCACCTCGAACCGGGCGACCGCGACATCGCCATGGTGTTCCAGAATTATGCGCTCTATCCGCATATGAGCGTCGCCGAGAACATCGGCTTCGGCCTGTCGGTGCGCGGGCTGCCACGCGCGGAGATCCGGGAGCGCGTGCGCCGCGCCGCGGAAATCCTGCAGATTGCCCATCTGCTTGATCGCCGGCCGCGGCAATTGTCCGGGGGCCAGCGCCAGCGCGTGGCGATGGGGCGGGCGATCGTGCGCAATCCGAAGGTCTTCCTGTTCGACGAGCCGCTGTCGAACCTCGATGCCAAGCTCAGGATCGTCATGCGCACCGAAATAAAGCGGCTGCACCGCGACCTCGGAGCGACCAGCATCTTCGTGACGCACGACCAGGTCGAGGCGATGACGCTGGGCGACTGGCTGATCGTTATGAACAACGGGCATATCGAGCAGGAGGGAGCGCCGCTCGACATCTATGCCCGTCCCGCGACCGCCTTCGTCGCCGCCTTCATCGGCTCGCCGCCGATGAACCTGCTCGAGGGTCGGGTCGACGGGTCGGGCGTCGAGATCGAGGGCGCCGGGCGGATGGACATTGCCGTGCCGGACGGCCTGCCGGAGCGGGCATGGCTCGGTATCCGGCCCGAGCACCTCGAGCCCTGCGCGGAGTCCGATGCCCAGCTGCGGATCGTCGCCGACATCGTCGAACCGCAGGGTTCGGAGACCATAGTGCACGGTCTGTTCGGCAGCCGCCCGGTGGTCGCGCGGCTCGACGGGGCCGCCAGGGTGCGCCCGGGCGAGGCTCTGCCGATGCGTCTCAAGCCCGGCAGCATGCACTTCTTCGACCTGGACAGCGACCGTCGCATCGCCTGA
- a CDS encoding carbohydrate ABC transporter permease encodes MTDTTLSGVHLADSARKSRIHETFGVALLLLAPSLVFLALFTYWPVVQVAWQSLTVESFGGATRTGLDNFQRLFADARFARAAQNNIVFAVGTVVPSIVLALAFAVGLQETTRLTSGLRTVFILPVMIPLVAASALFSFIFQPRFGLLDYYLGSLGFGTTNWIGNPDLALWSLMGLTVWKNAGYYMLFFLAGLQAIPDELYESARVEGAKAVQRFRRITLPLLRPTLAFVVVIALLQVLTNVDHIILLTGGGPSDSTNVLLYYIYQQAHENYDIGLAAAATVVTVAALLVISAVSLRTLEHGIHYEG; translated from the coding sequence ATGACCGACACTACCCTGTCAGGCGTGCATCTTGCGGATTCTGCACGTAAATCGCGAATCCATGAAACTTTTGGCGTGGCGCTGCTGCTGCTCGCCCCTTCGCTCGTGTTTCTGGCGCTGTTCACCTACTGGCCTGTGGTTCAGGTCGCCTGGCAATCGCTGACCGTCGAATCCTTCGGCGGCGCGACCCGCACCGGGCTCGACAACTTCCAGCGGCTGTTCGCCGACGCACGCTTTGCCCGCGCGGCCCAGAACAACATCGTCTTCGCGGTCGGCACGGTGGTTCCCAGCATCGTCCTGGCGCTCGCCTTCGCCGTCGGTCTGCAGGAGACGACGCGACTGACCTCCGGGCTGCGGACGGTCTTCATCCTCCCGGTGATGATCCCGCTGGTGGCGGCGTCGGCACTGTTCAGCTTCATCTTCCAGCCGCGCTTCGGCCTGCTCGACTACTATCTCGGCAGTCTGGGCTTCGGCACGACCAACTGGATCGGCAATCCCGACCTGGCGCTGTGGTCGCTGATGGGCCTGACCGTCTGGAAGAACGCCGGCTACTACATGCTGTTCTTCCTCGCCGGACTGCAGGCCATCCCCGACGAGTTGTACGAATCCGCCCGCGTCGAGGGTGCCAAGGCCGTGCAGCGGTTCCGGCGCATCACCCTGCCGCTGCTACGGCCGACACTCGCCTTCGTCGTGGTCATCGCGCTGCTGCAGGTGCTGACCAATGTCGACCACATCATCCTGCTGACCGGCGGGGGTCCCAGCGACTCGACCAACGTGCTGCTGTACTACATCTACCAGCAGGCGCACGAGAACTACGACATCGGCTTGGCCGCCGCCGCCACGGTCGTCACCGTCGCCGCCCTCCTCGTCATCTCCGCCGTCTCGCTGCGCACGCTCGAACACGGCATCCATTACGAGGGCTGA
- a CDS encoding ABC transporter substrate-binding protein has product MNALMRSAAAVAVASGLSLTPAQAATEIQLFFPVPVQGKLANEMENLVARFNSEHPDIKVTPVYTGSYDETNLKTRAAIKAGQPPAAVIMSASFILEYVINGEVEPYDELIAAEGKTPAEFMDDFWPALHGNALIDGKVYGVPFHNSTPLLYYNVRLFEEAGLDPDNPPATWAEWIDAAQKLTRRNGDKVEQWGVMMPTTYDYLGWITSALNMSNGGQYYNQNYAGEVYYDTPTMLGALNLLHDMVFEYKVMPEGVNDANSVTSAFFAGQLGTMILSTGSLSFVRENMKEPYRVAFVPRNVRNAVPIGGASLMMPKGLSEEQKKAGFELVKWLTSPEISGHWSRFTGYFAPNRHAYDSDEMKAFLVEHPDAKVALDQLAHAGSWFATYNTVGVRKALEDEVQAVLSGKKDPAQALKDAQAAADALMRPYVEATALSYLN; this is encoded by the coding sequence ATGAATGCCCTGATGCGCTCGGCGGCGGCGGTTGCCGTCGCCTCTGGCCTGAGCCTAACCCCGGCCCAGGCTGCCACCGAGATCCAGCTGTTCTTCCCCGTGCCTGTCCAGGGCAAGCTCGCCAACGAGATGGAGAACCTGGTCGCCCGGTTCAACAGCGAGCACCCGGACATCAAGGTGACGCCGGTCTACACCGGCTCCTATGACGAGACCAACCTCAAGACCCGCGCTGCCATCAAGGCCGGCCAGCCGCCGGCTGCGGTCATCATGAGCGCCAGCTTCATTCTCGAATACGTGATCAACGGCGAAGTCGAGCCCTATGACGAGCTGATTGCCGCCGAGGGAAAGACGCCCGCCGAATTCATGGATGACTTCTGGCCGGCGCTGCATGGCAACGCCCTGATCGATGGCAAGGTCTATGGCGTGCCCTTCCACAACTCGACGCCGCTGCTCTACTACAATGTCCGTCTGTTCGAGGAGGCCGGTCTCGATCCCGACAATCCGCCGGCCACCTGGGCCGAATGGATCGACGCCGCGCAGAAGCTCACAAGGCGCAACGGCGACAAGGTCGAGCAGTGGGGCGTGATGATGCCGACCACCTACGACTACCTCGGCTGGATCACCAGCGCCCTGAACATGTCGAACGGCGGCCAGTACTACAACCAGAACTACGCCGGCGAGGTCTACTACGACACCCCGACGATGCTCGGCGCGCTGAACCTGCTGCACGACATGGTGTTCGAGTACAAGGTGATGCCGGAAGGCGTCAACGACGCCAACTCCGTCACCTCGGCCTTCTTCGCCGGCCAGCTCGGCACCATGATCCTGTCGACCGGTTCGCTCAGCTTCGTTCGCGAGAACATGAAGGAGCCCTACCGGGTTGCCTTCGTGCCGAGGAACGTCCGCAATGCGGTGCCGATCGGCGGTGCCTCGCTGATGATGCCGAAGGGCCTGTCGGAGGAGCAGAAGAAGGCCGGCTTCGAACTGGTCAAGTGGCTGACGAGTCCCGAGATCTCCGGCCACTGGAGCCGCTTCACCGGCTACTTCGCCCCCAACCGCCACGCCTACGACTCCGACGAGATGAAGGCCTTCCTCGTCGAGCATCCCGATGCCAAGGTTGCGCTCGACCAGCTCGCCCATGCCGGCTCGTGGTTCGCCACCTACAACACCGTCGGCGTGCGCAAGGCGCTCGAGGACGAGGTACAGGCGGTTCTTTCCGGCAAGAAGGATCCGGCTCAGGCACTCAAGGACGCCCAGGCCGCGGCCGACGCCCTGATGCGCCCCTATGTCGAGGCCACGGCGCTCAGCTACCTGAACTGA
- a CDS encoding phosphodiesterase — MLIAQITDLHLRPVGKPAYRIAETSMLTERAFRAVSRLNPRPDAVIITGDLTDCGLVEEYELLGELIARWLTMPVYLIPGNHDRRENLKAVLGHLPGIGADPDFVQYTVDDHPVRLVMLDSVVPGHGHGELCPRRLDFLKAALAAAPDRPTLIAVHHPPIVTGVQHMDRINLRSRSELAEIVGGHGNVLAIVCGHDHRPIVTRFAGTVVQVVPGVAHQVVLDLRPDGPAHFVMEPAAFALHRWNEADGLVSHGAYVEDYPGPFPFVADPDYPGKAE; from the coding sequence ATGCTCATCGCCCAGATCACCGACCTGCATCTGCGCCCCGTCGGCAAGCCCGCCTACCGGATCGCCGAGACCAGCATGCTCACCGAACGTGCCTTCCGGGCCGTCTCCCGGCTCAACCCGCGCCCGGACGCGGTAATCATTACCGGCGACCTGACCGATTGCGGTCTCGTCGAGGAATATGAGCTGCTTGGCGAACTGATCGCCCGCTGGCTCACCATGCCGGTCTACCTGATCCCCGGCAATCACGACCGCCGCGAAAACCTCAAGGCGGTGCTCGGCCACCTGCCGGGCATCGGTGCGGACCCGGATTTCGTCCAGTACACGGTCGATGACCACCCGGTGCGGCTGGTCATGCTCGACTCCGTCGTGCCCGGCCACGGTCATGGCGAGCTCTGCCCGCGCCGCCTCGACTTCCTGAAGGCCGCTCTCGCCGCGGCCCCGGACAGGCCGACACTGATTGCCGTCCACCATCCGCCGATCGTCACGGGCGTTCAGCACATGGACAGGATCAATCTGCGGTCGCGATCGGAACTCGCCGAGATCGTCGGCGGCCACGGCAACGTGCTGGCGATCGTCTGCGGCCACGACCACCGGCCAATCGTCACCCGCTTTGCCGGAACCGTCGTACAGGTCGTGCCGGGCGTCGCCCACCAGGTGGTGCTCGACCTCAGGCCGGATGGACCGGCGCATTTCGTCATGGAGCCAGCCGCCTTCGCGCTCCATCGCTGGAACGAGGCCGATGGCCTGGTCTCGCACGGTGCCTATGTCGAGGATTATCCGGGCCCGTTTCCGTTCGTCGCCGATCCGGACTATCCGGGCAAGGCCGAGTGA